tttcgaggaaaaaaggcaaataaacatgtgttatggatgtgacacaAAATGGACAAGGTTTGTAGGATTTCTATGAATCATaatgcacaaacctgaagcaataatacccaacaaatgcagaagggatgcctctttgcagaacataaaatagtttttagcATAATATATCAATAGCATTTTTTAGGAATTGTACCGTCATGGagcctgaaaatggcacttacctgaccaTGAAAACTCATCCacttaaaataagacaaatgcttaaaaaattGAAGAGAGAGACCTCACATTTAAACCACCACATGTTAATATCTGCTGTTGTTTTGGTAAATacttttggtaaaaaaataatttcatggTTTGACATTTTCAAGGAGTTTCCCATGAATTTTGTCAAGTTATGCTTGGAGTATAAATGGAAGTTCAGCTTTGTATATTAGAATAAAGCCCATATTGCCTCATATGCTGTAGTTTGCCTTTTTACCTTTCTTTTCAAAACCATTTCtccattttttactttattcctaatttttgattgtttaattGAAGGGGGGGTTATAAGCAAATATGgtaaatattacataaaaaataaaagaacattttgatATATACACGGTATACCTAAAAGTATCTAAAGGTGTCTGCTTGAATGTCACAAATGACTTccatagacaaaaatataatatgtgCCAAAATATCAATTccttgttttatattttttaaaaagatataaatatacatatttaataaataataaatatggtCTCATGCCAATTTAAAATAGGCTATACAAACATAAGAGAAAGGTTTAAAGTAAAACGTATTTGTAAAGAACTTACAAAAAAGATCCTTAGTTAAAACGTTTCGAAACACTGTTATTGCAACTCTTATTGTGTCTTTAGATGAGCAGAAGTTGATTGTGAGATGaatggagagagagtgagaaaagcTCTTCTGCTCCACCAGCATCATCCATCAATACAAGGCTACAGCAGAATGGTCCCGTTGAGAGGAATCACCGTGTGAACATGTTGCTTTGTCCCTGTCTGGGTGACACTGATAGTATTGATGTGGTGCTGTTGTCATTTTACAGCACATTTGACAGAGATAATGCACACAGCCCGGCTGTCCATCTGccccccacacaaacacactcacaaaagATCTCAATCCCCTACAAATTCATATCAAATCAAAGTCAAATTTATTACATCACATCCACAAACGCCTTCACGAAAGCCACAAACGTCACATACAAGCCTAATATCTCACACCTAAAGAGCTTTCATTTATAAACCAAACACATTCTGCTGAAGAAATAGATAAAGGATCAAACACTGAACGTTATAAGAGTAACACTTTGAGTTCATGTGGCTGAAACGCACAAATACGGTCATGTTTGTACAAAAGGTTGGCAGGAAATATTCCAGCGTAAGATAACTGCAAATTAATGTGTTtataacacatacagtatgtgagcGGGTATGAAGGGGTCCATGCTCTGGCCCCGGGCGGACCCCGGGCCTCAGAGGTGACCTACATCTGATTATTCCTGCAGACAGGAGATCTTTCCAGCGTCTTTGTCCCTGACCAACCAGCTGTGACATGCAGACATGGCAGAACGACACAGCCCGTGTATTGTGTAGAAATGTCAAACGCGTCGCAGACAGGACACATGCTGCTCGAGTGCTGTTTCTGTTGGGGTTTATCCGAAGTCATCAAGTGCTTGCTCGGGGTCGCTAATGTCAACACCCAGATTGTGTGACTTGCTGAGATGTGATGTTTCATGACGACAAAATGTACACCAGTATGTTTACAAATCAGACAATAAATGTGGGTTGCGTTCTCTAAAAGTGTGTGTATTAGTGTGTTGGTCGAGCAGGAAGAATCATGACAGCGTGTGACTGATGTTATACATCATTACACTAACACTCGCACATTCATTTGTGAGAAACACAATACTGtctctcaatgtgtgtgtgttgaggttAGTGTATCAAAAACACACGTCAAAATTGTATAATAACAGTCATTTAAATGCCGCACGTCTGTTTAACTTTACACAACAGCAGACGTCTCGTAGCCAGAAAGAGCTACAGTCACATTCTATccattgaaatatttaatactgTCAGGCAccaaatctgtacaaaaaaCATCTCAGCAATACAttcatcacacaacaaacacaactgtGCACTAGCggataataaataaacaacattaataGTGCCATACAATCCAAGGTCGGcatcaaaacacagaaaaaaagtcCTATTAAAATGCTGAAGTCCAGCTTCATTACATCATTAAGGGTGTAGAGCttatgacatcacttcctgtgcgTCCGATTCATACTTCTCAAAATCTCACAGCTTGGTCAAATGTTCATGTTTGACTCTTCACctgtcaaaatgtctttttcacATTGTGGCCCAGAAGACATGAAGGATTTAGAGGAGGGAGTTTGTGTCTCATCTTCATCTCCTCTATGTCTCTACTGCCCTCTGCTGGCAGATCTCACTTTAATAAGCCATTCTCCACTGGGGTTGTTATTGTACAGGTCAAATAAATGGGTATCTGGATCCACACAGAGTTCACCTGgaccataaaaaaacatttagacatttagaatataaaaattatcaaatgtaattttggttctggattctgattggtcaatactATGTTCCAGTTGTTTCCAGCTCTTGAAAAATAATAGACCAATTTACTACTACTGAAATAGACGTTTCTTCTGAAAttcttgataaaaaaagaatagaaCTTGACAAACTGGTAAAAATACCAAAACAGCCCTCTGCAATAATGCAAAtgaaattatttcatatttatttttaacatgttttacatgtgtataagaatatattaaaaaaattttttggtggattacacttattttttaacataaatctTTAACATTGCTGTCAGGTACGTGATTTATCAATTTTCAACTTTCAATGAaaaaattgttaaatgaaatataGTTTATTGTCTCTGATACACAATATATCAAattgttttacaaatataatgATTTGTATTTGAATATTGACCAATTACGGATTCTATATCTCCACCAACTTACCAATATTTCCACCCACTTCGTAGATGGCACAATCTGGAGTTGTTGAACCATTTCTATGAGACAAATAggtaaaacataatttatttgccaaattattattaattgacTACGGAATGaaattttgtttgtgtgtgtgttcgtacCTTTTTAACAAACCCTTGCCATTCTCAGAGGTGTTCAGTTCTTTATAAAACTGTGACATCAGGTCTGATGCGCGAGAATGTATGGTGAGACGAAACTCCATTGAGAAACTCACGTCTCCCAGCTGGACCTTAACTGTACGACGAGgctacacacacagatacattgATAACCATTAGCCACTCTGTATCTATAAGAGCACATCtcacaaaaatgtcaaaaacatcAAGAACATATTTACTGAAAATCAAGACAAGATGATGACGAAATTATATTTGAAGcctatttatataaaaaaatgacccaaatgcaaaatatgctaaataaatattttctttaagcaCAACATAATTACTTTGTCGTTTAATATCTTTTATAGGTTCCCCTATTAGCAAAAAAACATCCTGGCCACATTCTGTACATTGACTGTACGcttctgtattttataaaaatcagTATGTGGTAGAAACAGCTGAGGACACAAACGTTAACACAGGAGTTCAGCTCCATCGTGACTTTCTGAGGTGAGGTGAAGCTCTGAGATAAACCCAATAAAGGGATCGCTTCTATCTCTTAATCCTCTCACAATCTGTCAGCACGAGACGAGAGTTTCTAATTCCCTCCGTCTCTTTCGGTCTCACTCACCTCGGCTGAGTTTTTGTCGGGTTTGTCTTTGCTGTCCGTGTGGATCTTCTTGAGCAGGTTCTTGATGCGTTTGTCGTAGAACTGATAGCGTCGACTGCTGTTCTCGTTCAGCTTTCTCACCTGACTCATCAGGAAGTTTGGCACCTACAGTAATGTACAGAAAtattatacagtacagtacagagtATAGATTACAGCAAGTGTACAGTATGGTACACTAAATAGTACAATCTATAGTAAGACTAGATTGTACAGAGTACACTAAGAGACCTCTTACAGATGCACTTGTGCTATCTGGGTTGGAGAGATCTCATTTGCGAGTGGGAAAGAACCTGTCGAGAGATGTTTGAGATGGAGGAGAAAATGAATAGTTCTTACCGTCCAGAGCAGGTCCTGGTATCGTGTGAGCAGTCTCATGATGTCCGCTGCCCGCTCGGCCTGACCTTTCTCCTGACCATCTACTGGCAGTTTACTGGGCACCGCTTTATGAAGGAAGAGGTTTGGAGCCATGATGGTGGAGACGGCCCACAGATTCATCCGGTTTCTGCGTTCATGATGAACCACCTTACTGAGAAACTCCAGCAGCGCCTGaagacaaacacatcaaaatcaTTAATCCGATTATTCATAACAAAGCCACAAATTATTGTGtatgttctgtgttttttctgagtgttttttctgtttggttgTGTGGGTTGGGTTAGTGTGTTTCTGTTgggttttgtgtattttgtgtgtgtgtattttgtacCTTCAGTGTGTTTCTGTTGGGTTGTGggtatgttgtgtgtgtgtattttgtaccttgagtgtgtttctgttgggttgtgtgtgtgtattttgtacCTTCAGTGTGTTTCTGTTGGGTTGTGggtatgttgtgtgtgtgtattttgtaccttcagtgtgtttctgttgggttgtgtgtgtgtattttgtaccttcagtgtgtttctgttgggttgtgtgtgtgtattttgtaccttcagtgtgtttctgttgggttgtgtgtgtgtattttgtaccttcagtgtgtttctgttgggttgtgtgtatgttgtgtgtgtgtattttgtcccttgagtgtgtttctgttgggttgtgtgtatgttgtgtgtgtgtattttgtaccttcagtgtgtttctgttgggttgtgtgtattttgtgtattttgtaccttgagtgtgtttctgttgggttgtgtgtgtatgttgtgtgtgtgtattttgtaccttgagtgtgtttctgttgggttgtgtgtattttgtgtattttgtaccttgagtgtgtttctgttgggttgtgtgtattttgtgtgtgtgtattttgtcccttgagtgtgtttctgttgggttgtgtgtatgttgtgtgtgtgtattttgtacCTTCAGTGTGTTTCTGTTGGGTTCTGGCAGCAGCAGCACAAGCAGATTCAACACATGCAACTTCTGCTTCAGTTCTGCAATATCTGAACAAAGAAGACAACGCAAAACTCAATCTGATTCTACCAAAAAGACAGAAAGCTGCTCCTCACATAATCACACATGTGCTCACACACCCCTGACGGCGCTGAAGGTGTTCAGATGTTCGGGGGTCAGCAGTGGAGCCGGAAGCTCGCGGATGAATTTCTTCAGCAGAGCCGCGGCGTCATTGGGACTGACCTCATCCCAACAGAACGAACCTCCGTAAAACGACTTCTCCAACTTCTGCTGAAGCACCTACAGCAAACACCACCAACCCCATGAGTTCATCCACAACACAAGCTTAAcgaaaacattacacacatcacaaaacaaacacaaagcagaagtgatgatgaGATTCAACTGACCTTGATCCGGGCCTGAGATCCCGGAACCCTCAGAATCCCCTCCGAATCAAGACCGTTCTTCTCCAGAAAAGACAGAAGCTACAACAGATGAAAAAAACGACAACACACATCGGACACAAGAGCGTAAATGAGCAATTAAGACTGcgatttaaatgaaatataaacaattcattAATTGATTCAATATAAAAGTTACCGTTTGGAGGAACAGAGGGATCTGAGTGTTGGGTTTGATCTTCTGATCGTTCTCCACCAATGCTGCGAGAGGGACTCCGAACAAACAGCTCTCTGACCGAAAGAAGAATTGTGTGAGCACTGTTTACTGCGTGTGACCGGAAACACAATGACGATGAACACATACGAAACTCACCGGTGATTTTCCTTTTACACGTTTTTTGTCGTTTGACTTCGAGTTCCAGCAGGTCACAGAGAGCCGTCATGTCAATCAGAGCCAACTGACGGACCTTCTTCATGTCCTGCTGGGACAAATCCACCACCCGCGTCACGCCCAAACGACACTGTGGACAGATCACCCtctaaaagagagagagacatttcacatgcttaaatatatttcaatcgtttatgttttaaagtcattttttatttcgtcgctgtccttccaaaaccttggatgtccaagtTTGCTGTTTTCCaggaatttaaaaaatgttttacttcattcAATAATTTGTCAAGCACTtgttaatactttttattggttagatatttccAAAACCCGACGAACATAAAATACcctaatgatttatggcaacaaaAGTAAAATCACAAAGTCGAAGATGCAAGGATTCAGAAGGGCAGCAGCgatatttatatcatttttattacatttttcacCTAGCTAGCACCTAAATTccactttatttttttgctcaTGTGTGTCTCTTGATTAAGATATGATGTTATGGCAAATTTTGAAGTACACGAAATCATGCAAATGAAGtgtaatgtaattttataaataaaatatttacagagagagcgagagagagagagagattccaTCTACACATACAATCCTTTTTATAAAgtcctttttatatttataatttttcttttttatacttttaccaaactcattttttgttgttgccatTCTGATATTGTATCTTTCTTTTCATTAATTGttgaaaatgtacatgtaaaacAATATTGTAACTACACACAATTATGCCAGTAAAGaagctttaaactgaaaatgtaaagagacagagagcgagTCAGTTACCGGCAGAATTCCATCATCTCTCTTCCATTGGATGCTGTTGCGTTGTAGTGGTAGTTTGGCTTGTTTCAGTAAGATGGCCGCCTGCTCACAATACGCCACATCGGTGATAAATATCTCATCCTTCTGTTGGGCTGAACACTCCTGAACACTGACagctacaacacacacagacacacacacacacaaacatgcagtgTTAATGTCTTTACAGACAGCGGGAGGCAGTCGAGGGTCTGATCCGTTTGAATGTCATTTCCATATGAAAAGGCAGGAAATTGCATCTTGTGTTCAAAGGGGAACTGAATTTATTTCTCAGCATCATAATAGAGTTCACTGATAATTAAGGTTTCCTACAGATCTTGAGAAGATTTCTCTGAATTTGAGGCTCTTTGATGTTATTAAACACATATGttcttcttttattatttattatgaaagGTCAGGATATGCAGCTTATATTACACAGGACATGAACATGTTTCTGTTTCAAAACCAAACAAGCATATCATTACGATTTATAACATAATGATCCATATTAatctacataaatatttaaacacatgcGTTCATTATTTCAAGGATTATCTAAAGCGAGAAGTTATTCTGTGTGAAACGTGTTGTGATGCTGAAAAGTGTAGTGGATGTTGTGTTGCTATGGAGATGCTGAGTGGTTGCTAGGCTGATGCTGGCGGAGGTTGGCTAGTGGTGGTTTTATCTCCTTAGTCAAAAATGCCAACCCCCAGGTTTATTTGATAACTCTAGACCgggcatttttctttttttattgcgtacagaaaataataaagagaGTTTGTGTTTACTAAAtgattcatgtaaatgtttaaaaaagcgTTTGTTTGATGGTtatagaatatacagtttgtacagtcaTTACgtcatttatatattaaaaacgtGTGTACCTGATCTCTGGGTCTTTGTGACGCTCTCCatgtttgtgtcactgttgtttGTTTCAGGCACTGCTGACTGAGTagaaacacacaagaacacacGTGCTGTTATTTAAAGCTTCCTTCAGATGTCACATCACTGATATCATCTGTTGTGTGTTCTGTAATCTCCGCTTTACAAAATGACACCAGTGACTTTTTCAGCTCGTAACACAAATACTTTGACATCATTCCACGCGTTCTGTACTTTATCTGCAAATCTGAACAGTGATCTTAAACTGTCTAGACATGGGAAACAAGCGCGTCGGTTtgacaataaaatgaaacattcgGTCCAATGTCCATATGTGTACAGAAACGCAGGTGATAATACCTGAGTCAAAGGTGAATCGAAGATGTCTTTGACGTGTCGAGTTGGCGTCTTGTTTCTCTTGCGCAGCGAGCAGGTGTATAAATCGATGCGTCTCTGAACCGCTGCGGCTTGTGTCCTGGTCAGCGTGGACATCAACACCACTTTATCCACTTCTTCTCCTTCACCTATTTCCAGCGGAGACAGACCAGCATCTTGCAGCCACAGCTCCTCCTGTTCACcctctgacacacacatacatcctcacatttttgtaatagcACAGCTAGTCATTTCTATTGTTCAGGTTTTGAACTTTCAGAATTCAATGAGATAAAAAGGCTGTTGCGTCTCACCCTCAGACTGTCGCGAGTCTCGTCTGCTGCTTTCCGTCCCCGAGTCGCTGATGTGTTGCTGTACGTTCTCCACCTCACTCCAGAAAGACTCCAGACATAATTTGTCGGGCTGCTGCGGCTGCGTTGCGTGCGCATCTGCTAAGTCCGGCTGCGGGTCCCGAGGCTCCGCCCAGGACACAACATTCATCGCGGTGAGGCTAGAGTCCCTGGAACAAACACACGGAAGACATTCCTGAGATAAAGCATGAAGATATGAGGAAGTGCTTCACGGCACCTAGAGAAATATGACTCAACAGACCCGGGTCATGAGTTCAGTATGCAGGAATTCTGCGGTGTGAGGCAGCATTCGAAATAGTTTCTGGCTGATTTCGTGAAGACATTCCACTACCCGACACTGTGAAGATGATGTGTTTATGAGCCAAATGGATACAGTACATTACTGTTAGCGTTGTGGTTATTTGTGTGTCTACTGGTAACCAAACCGAGCATAAACAATGCTGTTAATGCAGGTGTGATCATCACATGAGATCATTTATGATTTACACACCTGGCTGTCATAAACAGGTTTAATTATCATATGATGTCATTGctgatattcatttatttgattggTTAATGTTTATCAATAAAGGCGCGTCGAAGAACTATAAAGATTATATTAAGATACGCGATGATAACGTTATGTTTCACATATTAAATGTGAGTCCTTCAAATCTAAAAAGGctgctgaatgactaaatgtacatgtaaattaGCACTTAATAAATCTGACATTTTGTTGATTTGAATGCAGTATCATTCAATATATCATAGACCATCATCTCACAACTATAAAATGACTTTTTGCTGCTAAATCTGATCGCGTGGGGACTTTAACACGTGTGTTCTGATGTTCGGCATCATTTTAAAGAGCTGTTTTACTTCAGAATTCAGAAATGAAGGACTATTAATAATAGTCATGATGAAGCAACATTAGATTATGATGAAAGACCTCAATGTGCCAATGACCCTTTCATGTGCCAATGAGTTTCACTGGGAAATACCGTCAGGAAAATCAAGTTCCTATGAAGCTGCATGAATAAATCCACCTGGAGAAAAACCTCCATGAGGTCCATGCAAAAACATCTAGAAAACATCTAAGAAAACATACAGGGAAATATCTTGAATGCTGTTAACTCTACACCTCTTCACTAACACCCCAATCCAAATCAACCAACAAAATAATTGAAAGAAGTACAACCCATTGCAACACACATCTATACCCTCGAGTATAATGCGCTTCATATTTTATCCCGCACAGACATTACTTTATAACTGAAAGACTCATCAATCTGGTTTTCAGGCAAAAATCTGTACCTGGTGATGGGATGACTTTGAGTTTGTCTAGTCGAGCAAGGGTCAAGATGGTGGCGAAAGACAAACATTCTCTGAGGAAATTCTTTTCTGCGCAGGACGGGTTTAGAACGCACCAAACGCGCAGTCTCCTCTCTGGGCGCCATATTCATGAAATACATTCTCACAGCGTGCAGCTGACGCTTCGTATGAAAAAAGGGGATAAATTTCACATTCTTCTTTTTGATTAGTTAAACTGTTCCTCAAACACACGCGTCACTTATCGCTCCTCTACATGTCCATGGTCTCCAGCTCAAGACGGTTTTATCCTGTGAATCTCCACAAAGGTCAAATACATTTCATAATTACGGAAATCTAACACTGtctcagttccctttctgtcggtctctcgacgttgtgtcgagaacgacagatggggttcgcccttgagaaccaatcaactctgactactatagaaaaggccaatgaaatttggcgaatgcaatttgcatgccgggctccgcccccggaaatccggtataaaaggaggccggcgtgcagcattcacttaccttttgttcttcagagccatcgctcatgagtacaactcaggattcaatcctctacaactacacgctggtgctacgacgtgttacagcggatcgtccctttctgcagcgaccttcccctgggcgtctcggcggttccggaggtgttagagattttttctaaaagtccttttcaggactgactgagcattctccagcgcggcatgtcccgctgttctcttgggtgcggcaccctcatcgaggagggggatggacacgatcgctgcattaggtgtctgggcgtccagcacactgaagcagcgttcgttgacacatctgcctgcactgcgggcagattgtcattcagaagttgcggtcacgggtggctgtcttcctacgggaaccagccaccatttcgtctgctacccgggctgtgacatctgtggctacggccccgatgaccacccacgttagcagcgttagtgatacggggaactctgcgaacgtaaacccgccagccaagtgctcacgggccgatcgcaccccgattcgctcttctgaacgttccccaaccggcggtggcataccgtccggatcctcacgcacacactcggaaacgatgtgtgacgtagatgagatgtcgctcgcagcatcggagggagactggcatccgactctgccgaatccaaactccacccccagcggtcgagttcaggaggaagcagaagtgatgtcatccgtgctaacccggggatgcgtggttcccgaggtcggtgcgcggtgcaaaccgcgcccaccccgggtgccatgtttttcccggaggtgcatgaggagctgtgtaaaacttggaacgctcctctcacggaccgttccagtgaaaccagctccggctcccttacttccctcgatggtgaggcagccaaggactgcgtcgagatcccccgggtggaacgtccgcctgcggtgcacctgtgccgcggacggctaccacctggggggggatcgaccactcctaccgtccaaagcacgtaagactttggcatcactggtgtcgaaggcttgcgatgttgcgggccaggctgcctcctctctctatgccttggccatcctgcaggtccgccaggccagggcgttgagagggctccacgagggtaaggccgacccgggtataatgcaggatctccgtgccgccgctgacagcgctctacgggcgactaaggcggcggcacgggccctgggtcggacgatgtccacggtagtggtccaggagagacacccccggctataccttgtgcagaagagtgacagcaaggaagtccgctttcttgatgcactcatctcgcagggtgggttgttggtaacaccgtcgaggactgcgctcagcagttttttgacggcgaagcagacagtggcaattaaccacatttttttcacgccgcgactcggccgcctacaggcctccgagatctcacgtgacgtctgcttccctgcaacccaggaccctttcgacatcggctccggttcctgtgcccccacaggcggcaccccggaagcagaggtcgagggggaaacctccaccccgtcagcaacctcctcgcgagaagggacactgacgggaagaccc
This DNA window, taken from Triplophysa dalaica isolate WHDGS20190420 chromosome 6, ASM1584641v1, whole genome shotgun sequence, encodes the following:
- the LOC130425022 gene encoding rho GTPase-activating protein 40: MMEYPGSVRPPPLPLLFVSGGSCPAVLPSSGPSSCGRMLGCADVPVPSVLALICLHADEIAGAPLARNGQLPLPVLRAPRNQSRMPWGRRLGSGKAAGRALARDSSLTAMNVVSWAEPRDPQPDLADAHATQPQQPDKLCLESFWSEVENVQQHISDSGTESSRRDSRQSEEGEQEELWLQDAGLSPLEIGEGEEVDKVVLMSTLTRTQAAAVQRRIDLYTCSLRKRNKTPTRHVKDIFDSPLTQSAVPETNNSDTNMESVTKTQRSAVSVQECSAQQKDEIFITDVAYCEQAAILLKQAKLPLQRNSIQWKRDDGILPRVICPQCRLGVTRVVDLSQQDMKKVRQLALIDMTALCDLLELEVKRQKTCKRKITESCLFGVPLAALVENDQKIKPNTQIPLFLQTLLSFLEKNGLDSEGILRVPGSQARIKVLQQKLEKSFYGGSFCWDEVSPNDAAALLKKFIRELPAPLLTPEHLNTFSAVRDIAELKQKLHVLNLLVLLLPEPNRNTLKALLEFLSKVVHHERRNRMNLWAVSTIMAPNLFLHKAVPSKLPVDGQEKGQAERAADIMRLLTRYQDLLWTVPNFLMSQVRKLNENSSRRYQFYDKRIKNLLKKIHTDSKDKPDKNSAEPRRTVKVQLGDVSFSMEFRLTIHSRASDLMSQFYKELNTSENGKGLLKRNGSTTPDCAIYEVGGNIGELCVDPDTHLFDLYNNNPSGEWLIKVRSASRGQ